One segment of Acidobacteriota bacterium DNA contains the following:
- a CDS encoding zf-HC2 domain-containing protein, translating to MTEHLTDNLLTRYRQRALDAAELWQLDAHLQNCAACQTRLTESTETAASLAALQTALADVEAQHLAYEELAAYVDRQLAAPARELAEMHLRECRNCTAELNDLRAFRRELDDAEVVHVAPAQPVRRKQERAWWQPSGWRWPLQLAATAAACLLVAWLATRNLRQEVTDLRAQLATAQRDKARLQTELLAAQTRNAPLPNPFAAPPTAPTPEPANLIAALTDGATQITLDRQGQLNGLTEINPPQRQLVLLALQAGKVTLPAAPAPLGNRPDVLLGAPAGGETFALRAPVGKVVLADRPQLRWQPLKNATSYRVTIFTANYESVAQSQDLSTTTWTPPQPLPRERVYLWQVTASKDGQEIKAPVAPAPEARFKILDQAKADEIAAARRRTPVSNLLLGLLYAQAGLFDEAERELQKLAQANPQAPLAKQLLNDLRTQRRSLNQ from the coding sequence TTGACTGAACATCTGACCGACAACCTGCTGACACGGTACCGCCAACGCGCGTTGGACGCGGCGGAGTTGTGGCAACTCGACGCGCATTTACAAAACTGTGCGGCCTGCCAAACGCGGCTCACTGAAAGCACTGAAACCGCCGCCAGCCTCGCCGCCCTGCAAACAGCGTTGGCGGACGTCGAAGCACAGCACCTCGCGTATGAAGAATTGGCGGCGTATGTAGATCGGCAACTCGCCGCGCCCGCGCGTGAACTCGCCGAAATGCATTTGCGCGAATGCCGCAACTGCACGGCGGAACTAAACGATCTGCGCGCCTTTCGCCGTGAACTTGACGACGCTGAAGTCGTGCATGTCGCGCCCGCCCAGCCTGTGCGGCGCAAACAAGAGCGCGCCTGGTGGCAACCCAGCGGCTGGCGCTGGCCATTGCAATTGGCGGCCACGGCGGCGGCCTGCTTGCTCGTCGCTTGGCTGGCCACACGCAACCTGCGGCAGGAAGTCACGGACTTGCGCGCGCAACTCGCCACCGCGCAGCGTGACAAGGCGCGCTTGCAAACCGAATTGCTCGCCGCGCAAACACGCAACGCCCCGTTGCCCAACCCGTTCGCCGCACCACCCACCGCGCCCACACCCGAGCCAGCCAACCTGATCGCCGCGCTGACCGATGGCGCCACGCAAATCACGCTTGATCGCCAGGGCCAACTCAACGGCCTCACAGAGATCAATCCGCCGCAACGACAACTGGTGCTGCTGGCCTTGCAGGCGGGCAAAGTCACGCTGCCCGCCGCGCCCGCGCCGCTGGGCAACCGGCCCGATGTATTGCTGGGCGCGCCTGCTGGCGGCGAAACCTTCGCATTGCGCGCGCCCGTCGGTAAAGTCGTGTTGGCCGATCGTCCGCAATTGCGCTGGCAGCCGTTGAAAAATGCCACCAGTTACCGCGTCACGATTTTTACCGCCAATTACGAAAGCGTGGCGCAAAGCCAGGATTTGAGCACGACTACCTGGACGCCGCCGCAACCGTTGCCGCGCGAACGGGTTTATCTGTGGCAAGTCACCGCCAGCAAAGACGGCCAGGAAATCAAAGCTCCGGTCGCACCCGCGCCCGAAGCGCGCTTCAAAATCCTCGACCAAGCCAAAGCCGATGAAATCGCCGCCGCGCGCCGCCGCACGCCAGTTTCCAATTTGTTGCTGGGCTTGTTGTATGCGCAGGCCGGTTTGTTTGATGAGGCTGAACGCGAATTGCAAAAGCTGGCGCAAGCGAATCCGCAAGCGCCCCTCGCCAAGCAGTTGTTGAATGATTTGCGGACGCAACGGCGCAGTCTGAATCAATAG
- a CDS encoding S1/P1 nuclease has protein sequence MKKFLTVLLAVSLCAVTGYPYGPRGHQLVGAIADKRLAKNKAVADKLKLILDGLTLEQAATLPDAIKSWDSCSNSHPSTTPVTAKKRINSELRAFVRMNPCSGHPSHHESHYTDVPVLGSEKYADGPVGRSQFDIVQMIPFCLRVLKGDEPEKNDRAITKAVAVILLAHYLGDIHQPLHVGAEYFDASGATLEPTAANHGFADQGGNKLTLFTLMKGKETSAGKFHSYWDGQTVENAFGTTSTNARIAQRLVAKEPANWQLTGGAETWAEQVANETLLAAREAHERLEFKNIVATAGHEDITSGRAEEKIVPGGTFYALWAAAIVKDEIHKAGWRLAALLEEALQ, from the coding sequence ATGAAAAAGTTTCTGACTGTGTTACTCGCTGTTAGTCTGTGCGCCGTGACCGGGTACCCTTACGGGCCGCGCGGGCATCAGTTGGTCGGCGCCATCGCCGACAAGCGGCTGGCTAAGAACAAGGCGGTCGCGGACAAGCTCAAGTTAATCCTGGATGGCTTAACTCTGGAGCAAGCTGCCACGCTACCCGACGCGATCAAGTCCTGGGATAGTTGCAGTAACAGCCATCCCAGCACTACGCCGGTCACGGCGAAGAAACGCATCAACTCCGAACTGCGCGCGTTTGTGCGAATGAATCCGTGCAGCGGTCACCCCTCGCACCATGAATCTCACTACACGGATGTTCCTGTGCTGGGCAGCGAAAAGTATGCGGACGGGCCGGTGGGGCGGTCGCAATTCGATATTGTCCAGATGATTCCCTTCTGCTTGCGCGTGCTGAAAGGCGACGAGCCGGAAAAGAACGACCGTGCCATCACCAAAGCGGTCGCCGTGATCTTGCTGGCGCATTACCTGGGCGACATTCACCAGCCGCTGCACGTCGGCGCGGAATACTTTGATGCAAGCGGCGCGACATTGGAACCGACCGCCGCCAATCATGGCTTTGCGGATCAGGGCGGCAACAAACTCACCCTCTTCACGTTGATGAAGGGCAAGGAGACGTCCGCCGGGAAGTTTCACTCCTATTGGGACGGCCAGACGGTGGAAAATGCGTTTGGCACGACCAGCACGAACGCGCGGATCGCGCAACGGTTGGTCGCCAAAGAACCAGCGAATTGGCAATTGACGGGTGGCGCGGAAACCTGGGCCGAGCAGGTCGCCAACGAAACCCTGCTGGCCGCCCGCGAAGCCCACGAGCGGCTGGAATTCAAAAACATCGTCGCCACCGCCGGCCACGAGGACATCACCAGCGGACGGGCCGAAGAGAAAATCGTGCCGGGCGGAACGTTTTACGCGCTGTGGGCGGCGGCCATTGTCAAAGACGAGATTCACAAAGCAGGCTGGCGTCTGGCGGCGCTGCTGGAAGAAGCCTTGCAATAA